TCGGCGGGGACGTCGATGAGGACGTCCGCCCACGCCATGGCGGCGACGAGGTGCGAGCCGGGCCCGGACACGAGTTCGACGGCGTCACCGGCGACGCGGCCCCGCAGGAACTGCCGCTTGCCCTGCGGGGAGCGCAGCGGGCCGGCGAGCGGCAGCGTGTAGTGCTCGGTGGCGGGGAGCCCCGCCGCCGCCCGTAGGTGGGGGCGGGCGAACATCTCGAAGGACACGAGCGTGCTCACCGGATTGCCGGGAAAGCTCAGTACCGGCACCCCGTCGACGACGGTGGCGCCCTGGGGGCCGCCGGGTTGCATGGCAATGTGCCCGAACTGTCCGCCGAGGGGCGCGAGAACGTCCTTGACCACCTCGAAATCGCCCATCGACACACCGCCGGACGTGAGCACCAGATCTGCAGCGGACACGGCCCGGGCGAGCAGGGCCCGGAACACTCCCGGGTCGTCGCTGCTGCGCTGCACCACCACGACGTCGGCACCGTTGGCGCGGGCTCCGGAGGCGAGGGCGAGGCCGTTGGAATCGAAGATCTGTCCCGGCTTCGGAGTGGTCCCGGCATCGACGAGCTCGGCTCCGGTGGTGATCACCGCGAC
This genomic interval from Rhodococcus triatomae contains the following:
- a CDS encoding molybdopterin molybdotransferase MoeA codes for the protein MGVRSVEEYTAHVAELLSPLLSPPPVRVDLSDALGRVLAEDVHSPVDLPLFRNSQMDGYAVDAASVAAAPVTLPVLGVLAAGPAAPARHTPGTALRIMTGAALPEGADAIVPVEDTAGDHRSVTVHRAREAGEFVRERGSDVRAGMLLLSSGNRLEPRHLAVLAAVGLGAVVVRRRPRVAVITTGAELVDAGTTPKPGQIFDSNGLALASGARANGADVVVVQRSSDDPGVFRALLARAVSAADLVLTSGGVSMGDFEVVKDVLAPLGGQFGHIAMQPGGPQGATVVDGVPVLSFPGNPVSTLVSFEMFARPHLRAAAGLPATEHYTLPLAGPLRSPQGKRQFLRGRVAGDAVELVSGPGSHLVAAMAWADVLIDVPADVTALDTGELVKVVPL